The nucleotide sequence CTGCGCAAGGGTTTAAGTAATGGAGCATAGCGGGCTCGAACCGCTGACCTCTACACTGCCAGTGTAGCGCTCTCCCAGCTGAGCTAATGCCCCGTTCATTGCTCTATTGACTATTATATTAATTTCATCCCAAATAGCAATACCTTTTCAAAAAGAAAGAATATTTAAAATTTAAAAGGAGGATGGCTTTGTGTTCCAAACTATCTATTATAAATTCGTTGAATCTCCTATTTTATTTCGGATTCTCATCATTGCTGTCTTTTTTATTACGCTTTTCGGGACAGCTGTCCACCTCATCGAGCCACATACGTTCCCAACTGTTTTTGAAGGAATCTGGTGGGCGGTCGTTACTGCTTCAACAGTCGGTTTCGGGGATTATGCCCCTAAAACAACCGCTGGAAGGCTTATTGGCATCGGGTTAATATTTGCCGGAGCCGGTTTTTTATCCGCTTATTTTATTAATTTGGCAGCGTCTGCTGTAACTTTGCAAAACTCTTTACGCGAGGGAAGAGCCGTTTACACCCATAAAAACCATCTAGTCATCATTGGCTGGAATGAACGTACAAAAGAAATTATTGATCATTTACATACATTGCCTTTCTCTCGTCACGTCGTTCTTATTGATGAATCTTTGCGGACAAACCCTTATTCAGAAAAGATTGTTCACTTCATTCAAGGTGCCCCTTATAAAGACGAAATCTTAAAAAAGGCGAATATAAAAGAAGCAGCAAGCGCTTTAATTACATCTGACCAAAATAAAAATGAGATGCATGCAGATATGAATTCAATTCTGACTTTGGTAGCAGTGAGAGGCAGCAACCCTTCTCTCCATTGTATCGTAGAAATCTTGACCAATGACCAAGTAATTAATGCTAAACGGGCAGGTGCAGACGAAGTGATCCAAACAAATAAGCATGCAAGCTCTATTATGCTAAGCAGTATTCAGCATGAAGGCGCCTCTGCCTCCATCATGCATTTAATCGACCCAACCAATGGAAGTTTTCTACAATCCATGTCACCCGATCTGGAATGGAACAATCTCCGCTTTGGAGAGTTAGCCATTATTCTTTTGAAAGAGCGTATTCTTTTAATCGGTATTCAAAGAGCGGGCGAGATACTGATCAATCCCCCGCTCTCTTTTCAAATCGGTTCTTCTGATCAATTGCTCGTGATTAAACATTGAGCGTCTTTTCGGTCTCTTCTAGTATCCGTTGCCCGGATATCACATATTTTTCTTTTACTTTCGCATCAGCATCTTCGGGTTCAGCAAACTGGTTAAAAGCCCCTCCTACATTCCCAGGTGTAGCGAGCTCATCGATTCCTCGCTCATAAACATGGGCAAGAATGAATGGAGAGCCGATTTTAACTATGACACCCGGCGAATCTAGCTGGCCATTCGTCGCAATAAAAGGAATTCTTAAAAATTGATATCCTTCTTCATCGTTTATTTTGTAGTCAAAGGAACCATGGTCATAATCCCAATTGCCTCCAATCGAATAACCGAGCGGCTTTAGCTTTTGTTCTAAATCATATAAATTAAAACTTTTTCCTTCTAATGCGGAAGGTAACTGAATCATCTGCTCATCCCCTCTCTTTTTTTATAGTGTCTCCAATAATAAAAAAATTCCGCAGCTTTCTGCGGAATTTTCACATTCTATTTATTACAAGGCAGTACGCAAAATAGCTAACACGCCTTCTTTATTCATTGGACAAAAGCGACCAAATTCTCCTCTCCTCATTGAATGGTCCGCTATTTCCTCCAAATCAGCGCTAGTAATTCCATAATCAGAGAGACGTGCAGGTGCACCGAGGCTTAACCAAAAACCCCGGAGAGCCTCGATGCCTCGAAGACCTCTTTCCTTTTCTGATTTTCCTACCTCATTGACATTAAATACACGGTTTGCCAATTGACTAAAACGAGCCGGTTGAGAATGAATGGCATACTCCATCCACGCCGGAAATAAAATGGCCAAACCACCTGCATGAGGAATATCATATAGCCCTGATACAGCATGTTCAATAATATGGGCTGTCCAGTCACCACGATACCCTGATTGTAGAGTGCCATTTAAAGCGATGGTCCCAGCATACATTACTTTTGCACGGCACTCGTAGCTATCGGGCTGCTTTAAAAGCCGGGGAGCTGTCTCAATAAGAGTTTTTAAAGTTATCTCACTGAAGCTGTCTTGCAAATCCGCACCCTCACCATTCTGAAAATAGTTCTCAAGAATATGACACATAATATCAATAATACCAAAAACAGTTTGATCATGTGGCACTGTCATCGTGTACAATGGATCACAAATTGAAAATTGCGGAAACACATGCTGGCTATGCCAATCAATTTTTTCCTTTGTCTCCAAGTTAGTAATAACAAGACCTGCATTCATTTCAGAACCAGTAGCCGCCAGTGTTAAAATGGTACCTAAAGGGAGAGCGGCTTCTGTCGTTTTCCCTTTTGAAATGAGTTCCCAAATACCGCCTTCATATTTGGCTCCAGCAGCAATGGCTTTTGCAGAGTCAATCACACTTCCTCCGCCAACAGCCAAAATAAAGTCAATTTGCTCTCTTTTACAAATGTCTATGCCTTTTTGTACCGTAGAAAGCCTAGGATTCGGCTCAACACCGGGCAGCTCATAAATATTCGCTTGAATAGCCTTTAATTCTTTTATTACTTCATCATATAAACCATTCTGCTTGATGCTCCCGCCACCGTAAATTAGAAGAATGTTTTTGCCAAATCGCAGCAGCTCTGCCTGCAGCCTGCTGATCGATCCTTTCCCAAAAATCCATTTAACCGGATTATATTGAATAAATCGATTCATCGTTTCTCCCCCTTTACCTTATTATTATAGAGCGACTATATTTTTTCAAAAGAACATACTTTTTCTCTCTATGTATGGAAGCAAACAATTTGCGCATACTAAACATCGTCAGAGATGAAAGGAGGAATAAGAAATATGCATACACTTCAGCGTCTTGCGCTTGTATTTACGATTATTGGGGCTCTTAACTGGGGATTAATCGGACTGTTTCAATTTGATTTAGTGGCAGCTATCTTTGGCGGTCAGGACTCTGTACTTTCAAGAATCATTTATATTATCGTGGGAGTGGCAGGACTGATTAACCTTGGCTTGTTATTTAAAACATGGGATGCAACAGAAAACCGCCGCATGACTGCGCCTAATTCTTAGTTTTGCCTTTTTATACAAAAAGACAAGGCCGGTGAATTATCACCGGCCTTAGACTATGGAGGCTGTTCTTTTTGTTTTTATCTAATTAAACCCATCCTCTGAACTTAGAAGCTTCTGCTGTTCTACGAACTCCGACCATATAAGCAGCCAGACGCATATTCACTCCGCGTGTTTGAGAAGTTTCATAAATATTATTAAAAGCACTGATCAAAGTTTCATGAAGCTTTTCGTGTACTTCTTCCTCTGTCCAGTAGTAACCTTGGTTATTCTGTACCCACTCAAAGTAAGATACAGTTACCCCTCCGGAACTTGCCAATACGTCAGGAACAAGAAGAATGCCTCTTTCTGTCAATATTTTTGTTGCTTCCATTGTTGTTGGACCGTTAGCAGCTTCCACAACGATAGACGCTTTAATCTTATCAGCATTCTTTTCTGTAATTTGGTTAGAAATAGCAGCTGGTACTAAAATATCACAATCTACTTCTAATAATTCTTGGTTTGTGATTGTGTTTTCAAACAATGTAGTAATCGTACCAAAACTATCACGACGATCAATTAAATAGTCGATATCTAAACCATTTGGATCATGAAGAGCGCCATAAGCATCAGAAATTCCGATAACTTTTGCCCCGGCATCGTGCATAAATTTAGCTAGGAAGCTTCCCGCATTACCGAAACCTTGGATAACCACACGAGCTCCTTCAATATCGATACCGCGTTTTTTCGCTGCTTCTTTAATACAAATCGTTACACCTTCAGCAGTTGCTTTGTCACGACCGTGAGAGCCACCTAATACAAGAGGTTTACCAGTGATAAATCCTGGAGAATCAAATTCACGAATATGGCTGTACTCGTCCATCATCCATGCCATGATTTGTGAGTTTGTATAAACGTCTGGAGCCGGGATATCCTTTGTAGGACCAACGATCTGGCTAATTGCACGAACGTAGCCGCGGCTTAAACGTTCTAATTCACCCATTGACATTTGGCGAGGGTCACAAACAACTCCGCCTTTTCCGCCGCCATATGGCAAGTTAACAATTCCTGCCTTGAGCGTCATCCACATTGATAATGCTTTTACCTCTTCTTCATTCACATCCGGATGAAAGCGGACGCCGCCTTTAGAAGGGCCAGCTGCGTCACTGTGTTGTGAACGGTAACCGGTAAATATTTTTGTTGAACCATCATCCATACGTACAGGTATACGAACTGTCAACATACGTAACGGTTCCTTCAAAAGCTCATACATTTCTTCCGAGTAACCCAATTTTGCCAAAGCTTCTTTAATGACATCCTGAGTTGATGTGAATAAATTTAGATTTTCCGACATTTTGAAATTCGCCTCTTTTGTTATTTAATCGTTAGTTTGTGCCAGAAACAGCTAGCACTTTTTGAATACGCTCGATCGCCCAATCCAATTCTTCTTTCGAAATAATGAGTGGAGGAGCGAAACGAATGACCGTGTCATGAGTTTCTTTACAAAGTAGTCCCTCTTCTTTCAATGCTTCACAATACTTACGTGCCGGCTCATTCAATTCTACACCAATAAATAAACCTCTGCCGCGTACATCTTGAATCATTGGGTTATCAATTTCTTTCAGTTTACCCACAAAATATTCTCCCAATTCGAGAGAGCGATCAGCCAATTTTTCATCTTCAAGAACTTCAAGAGCAGCGATTGAAACGGCACAAGCCATCGGGTTGCCTCCGAAAGTAGAACCGTGAGAGCCTGGGTTGAATACACCAAGAATATCTTTATTTGCTGCTACACAGGAAATAGGGAACACGCCGCCTCCAAGCGCTTTACCAAGAATGTACATGTCCGGCTCAAAATCATCCCATTCGCAAGCAAACATTTTACCTGAACGCGCAAGCCCAGCCTGAATTTCATCAGCGATAAACATTACCTTGTTTTCTTTACAAAGCTCGTAAGCTGCTTTCAAGAATCCAGCTGGCGGAATATTAATTCCCGCTTCTCCTTGGATAGGTTCAATGATAAAAGCTGCTGTGTTTGGAGTGATAGCTGCTTTAAGCGCATCAAGATCACCGTACGGCACCAATTTAATTCCTGGAAGCATCGGACCGAAGCCGCGTTTGTATTCTTCATCTGATGACAACGATACTGCCCCCATTGTACGACCATGGAAGTTACCTTCGCAAGCAATAATTTCAGCTTGATTGTCTGAAATACCTTTTACATCGTATCCCCAACGACGAGCTGCTTTCAAAGCTGTTTCTACCGCTTCTGCACCAGTGTTCATCGGT is from Bacillus sp. PK3_68 and encodes:
- a CDS encoding potassium channel family protein; translated protein: MFQTIYYKFVESPILFRILIIAVFFITLFGTAVHLIEPHTFPTVFEGIWWAVVTASTVGFGDYAPKTTAGRLIGIGLIFAGAGFLSAYFINLAASAVTLQNSLREGRAVYTHKNHLVIIGWNERTKEIIDHLHTLPFSRHVVLIDESLRTNPYSEKIVHFIQGAPYKDEILKKANIKEAASALITSDQNKNEMHADMNSILTLVAVRGSNPSLHCIVEILTNDQVINAKRAGADEVIQTNKHASSIMLSSIQHEGASASIMHLIDPTNGSFLQSMSPDLEWNNLRFGELAIILLKERILLIGIQRAGEILINPPLSFQIGSSDQLLVIKH
- a CDS encoding YugN-like family protein, producing the protein MIQLPSALEGKSFNLYDLEQKLKPLGYSIGGNWDYDHGSFDYKINDEEGYQFLRIPFIATNGQLDSPGVIVKIGSPFILAHVYERGIDELATPGNVGGAFNQFAEPEDADAKVKEKYVISGQRILEETEKTLNV
- a CDS encoding iron-containing alcohol dehydrogenase, whose amino-acid sequence is MNRFIQYNPVKWIFGKGSISRLQAELLRFGKNILLIYGGGSIKQNGLYDEVIKELKAIQANIYELPGVEPNPRLSTVQKGIDICKREQIDFILAVGGGSVIDSAKAIAAGAKYEGGIWELISKGKTTEAALPLGTILTLAATGSEMNAGLVITNLETKEKIDWHSQHVFPQFSICDPLYTMTVPHDQTVFGIIDIMCHILENYFQNGEGADLQDSFSEITLKTLIETAPRLLKQPDSYECRAKVMYAGTIALNGTLQSGYRGDWTAHIIEHAVSGLYDIPHAGGLAILFPAWMEYAIHSQPARFSQLANRVFNVNEVGKSEKERGLRGIEALRGFWLSLGAPARLSDYGITSADLEEIADHSMRRGEFGRFCPMNKEGVLAILRTAL
- a CDS encoding DUF378 domain-containing protein; amino-acid sequence: MHTLQRLALVFTIIGALNWGLIGLFQFDLVAAIFGGQDSVLSRIIYIIVGVAGLINLGLLFKTWDATENRRMTAPNS
- a CDS encoding Glu/Leu/Phe/Val dehydrogenase yields the protein MSENLNLFTSTQDVIKEALAKLGYSEEMYELLKEPLRMLTVRIPVRMDDGSTKIFTGYRSQHSDAAGPSKGGVRFHPDVNEEEVKALSMWMTLKAGIVNLPYGGGKGGVVCDPRQMSMGELERLSRGYVRAISQIVGPTKDIPAPDVYTNSQIMAWMMDEYSHIREFDSPGFITGKPLVLGGSHGRDKATAEGVTICIKEAAKKRGIDIEGARVVIQGFGNAGSFLAKFMHDAGAKVIGISDAYGALHDPNGLDIDYLIDRRDSFGTITTLFENTITNQELLEVDCDILVPAAISNQITEKNADKIKASIVVEAANGPTTMEATKILTERGILLVPDVLASSGGVTVSYFEWVQNNQGYYWTEEEVHEKLHETLISAFNNIYETSQTRGVNMRLAAYMVGVRRTAEASKFRGWV
- a CDS encoding ornithine--oxo-acid transaminase, with protein sequence MANTVQSQEIIKQTEKYGANNYHPLPIVISEAEGVWVQDPEGNKYMDMLSAYSAVNQGHRHPKIIQALKEQADRVTLTSRAFHNDQLGPWYEKVSKLTNKEMVLPMNTGAEAVETALKAARRWGYDVKGISDNQAEIIACEGNFHGRTMGAVSLSSDEEYKRGFGPMLPGIKLVPYGDLDALKAAITPNTAAFIIEPIQGEAGINIPPAGFLKAAYELCKENKVMFIADEIQAGLARSGKMFACEWDDFEPDMYILGKALGGGVFPISCVAANKDILGVFNPGSHGSTFGGNPMACAVSIAALEVLEDEKLADRSLELGEYFVGKLKEIDNPMIQDVRGRGLFIGVELNEPARKYCEALKEEGLLCKETHDTVIRFAPPLIISKEELDWAIERIQKVLAVSGTN